The following coding sequences lie in one Parvularculales bacterium genomic window:
- a CDS encoding DNA adenine methylase → MPKSYSPLRYPGGKSSIAPFISNVINLNQFNLYSYVEPYAGGAGLALKLMFDGYVSDIYLNDIDPSIWSFWHILLEFPDEFIGMINDTNVTVDEWYKQREIHIKQDISDPLSLGFSTFFLNRVNRSGIISRAGVIGGLNQEGNYKIDCRFNKETLIKRINRIKLYKSRIYLSKLDAVKFMKKTSFPDNSFFCIDPPYYKKGSVLYSSFYLPSDHEEVSRIIGNLNQPWIVTYDNEPSIRRLYKNYRQFTFDIYYSVHTKRTGKELLVPSKGLKIPQDIRSRQITPIRGYAIL, encoded by the coding sequence ATGCCTAAAAGTTATTCCCCGCTAAGATATCCAGGTGGTAAATCATCGATTGCCCCCTTTATATCGAATGTGATCAACTTAAATCAATTCAATTTATATAGTTATGTTGAACCGTATGCTGGAGGTGCGGGATTAGCACTCAAACTCATGTTTGATGGCTATGTTAGTGATATTTACCTAAATGATATTGACCCCTCTATCTGGAGTTTTTGGCACATCTTACTTGAGTTTCCCGATGAATTTATTGGAATGATTAACGATACAAATGTGACTGTAGATGAATGGTATAAACAACGTGAAATTCATATAAAACAAGACATTTCTGACCCGTTATCATTAGGGTTTTCGACCTTTTTTCTGAATAGGGTAAATCGTTCAGGAATTATTTCCAGAGCCGGCGTCATTGGTGGACTCAATCAAGAAGGAAATTATAAAATCGATTGTCGCTTTAACAAAGAAACACTGATCAAACGTATAAATCGCATTAAACTATATAAATCACGGATTTATTTATCAAAATTGGATGCCGTGAAATTCATGAAAAAGACATCATTCCCCGATAATTCATTTTTTTGTATTGATCCGCCATATTACAAAAAAGGATCAGTGTTATATTCGAGTTTCTATCTTCCCAGTGACCATGAGGAGGTTTCAAGAATAATTGGGAATCTCAATCAGCCATGGATAGTCACATACGATAACGAACCATCAATACGGAGACTTTACAAAAACTATAGACAATTCACATTTGATATATATTACTCTGTCCATACCAAACGCACTGGGAAGGAGTTGTTAGTTCCTTCAAAAGGATTAAAAATTCCTCAAGACATTAGATCAAGGCAAATAACACCAATAAGGGGATATGCAATACTGTAA
- a CDS encoding PaaI family thioesterase, with the protein MRFDPINPNYEDDTRQSFTHMTALATLGMELNGIAPGQIELLLVKHKSYTQQMGFLHGGILTTGLDGACGLAAMTLTPKSNEIMTIELKTTFLAPASQVSILFIGTVTKPGRRIVFTDGEAFGLDGDDRVLLAKMSATMYCKEAL; encoded by the coding sequence ATGCGTTTTGATCCTATAAACCCAAATTATGAAGATGATACACGCCAAAGTTTTACTCACATGACTGCACTAGCCACCTTGGGTATGGAGTTAAATGGTATTGCCCCGGGTCAAATTGAGCTTTTGCTGGTCAAGCACAAAAGTTACACCCAGCAGATGGGTTTTCTACATGGCGGAATATTGACCACGGGCTTGGATGGTGCATGCGGTTTAGCCGCTATGACGTTGACGCCGAAAAGTAATGAAATCATGACGATTGAACTGAAAACGACTTTCTTAGCTCCTGCCAGCCAAGTGTCTATCCTCTTCATCGGCACAGTCACAAAACCAGGGCGGCGTATTGTGTTTACTGATGGTGAAGCATTTGGTCTGGATGGTGATGACCGGGTACTTCTGGCAAAGATGAGCGCTACTATGTATTGTAAGGAGGCATTATGA
- a CDS encoding VCBS domain-containing protein, which yields MATIQIQRGATPGQTFNGGAGVDTYTIHNDLDQSVTINDSGSETNNKIVFNTDVSVRRITEYSPEDGVPTLAYRVTLNTGAIITIYEFDNYSYSVNGIEYTNANFISEFSEGFGPANMIPRAIPVAQVTDINTPITFSRDDLGYSDEDGDDLVSITITQLPSRGTLTLNGVAVSTDQVIVAAEISNIIYTPANSQAAPHNAPYEANIQFTVNDGISDSMETTMAITVHAIAFTGAEEAYEDNPMRDPEGRVALVDTTLTGYALSVKKDADAATGTLVTSDNTTVALEYGTLTINLDGNWTYALNNNDSRVNALNGDVNNDNDGTAGTLVERVTFTYSRADDLTTDGINEAGTVNRTLDITIHGATDRVFSNTNSSYSHLTGSLSLSSADNLHPSRILEGGNGDDVFHGSAGINTIDGNLGDDWLFGYGGNDVIFMVTGEGDDVIDGGEGDDRLLVNSSYSGSYNFTIHFDLNDDVKWKFDASLQSWVSANSTELNYDDYTYVRMWIDSNGDGVADAGDEYNYITSIERLYIYFASKSDDVLTGGNGDDSINGHAGDDIVNGGGGNDRLIGQAGNDVLDGGSGVDTYVSSNIFGAERSTDNYSLRLNFQDTTRWKQDSYGQWTSGTSSDYTHIRVWYDLDDDGLAESSDEFDYITNFELISIYVAGGVNNSIIGGANNDSVISGLNNNGIYDGGGGNDNFSIVVDTHSFSFDFDISTRWMLDRDGIWTEGESEDHNYIRIWHDANGDGVDDPSDSYNYIRNFERFTFSSTGDFDDNIAGSNGFDVFVTRGGNDILKGRGGDDYLSGGDDNDILYGDSGNDLLFGGIGDDTLFGGAGRDSLHGSFGSDIYVLYQETQVAGEVNLDEVLGFFNSGTPIGSNDRIRVDTSAGNETTLEALKNAASIRWTQDRDYDYADGVRHAHNQRHINDTIIYDTNGTEFNTGDDIVLMVLIDYSDELALSSFEVV from the coding sequence ATGGCTACGATTCAAATCCAAAGAGGCGCAACTCCAGGCCAGACATTCAACGGTGGTGCGGGTGTCGACACCTATACCATCCATAACGACCTTGATCAGAGCGTCACTATCAATGACTCGGGTTCAGAAACCAACAACAAGATTGTTTTCAACACTGATGTAAGTGTTAGGAGAATTACAGAATATTCTCCTGAGGATGGTGTTCCGACACTGGCCTATCGGGTAACTCTGAATACGGGTGCTATAATCACTATTTATGAATTTGATAATTATAGTTATTCCGTAAATGGAATTGAATATACCAACGCGAATTTCATTTCAGAATTTAGCGAAGGCTTTGGACCTGCAAATATGATACCCAGGGCTATTCCAGTCGCACAAGTTACCGATATTAATACGCCAATAACTTTTTCTAGGGATGATCTTGGTTATAGTGATGAGGATGGTGACGATCTGGTATCTATAACCATTACCCAGCTTCCGAGTAGAGGTACCCTTACTCTTAACGGTGTCGCCGTTAGTACCGATCAGGTTATTGTTGCAGCTGAAATATCAAACATTATCTATACACCAGCAAATAGTCAGGCTGCACCCCATAATGCACCATACGAGGCCAATATCCAATTTACAGTTAATGATGGCATTTCGGATAGCATGGAAACCACAATGGCGATCACTGTCCATGCTATTGCTTTCACAGGTGCTGAAGAAGCCTACGAGGACAACCCCATGCGCGACCCTGAAGGTCGGGTTGCTCTTGTTGATACCACACTGACAGGCTATGCGTTAAGTGTTAAAAAAGATGCGGATGCAGCTACTGGTACTTTAGTTACTTCTGATAATACTACGGTCGCCCTTGAATATGGCACACTGACAATCAATTTAGATGGCAACTGGACATATGCTTTGAACAATAACGATTCCAGGGTTAATGCCCTTAATGGTGACGTGAATAATGATAATGATGGCACTGCGGGTACATTGGTGGAACGGGTCACTTTCACCTATAGTCGCGCTGATGATTTGACGACAGACGGTATTAATGAAGCCGGCACTGTGAATCGAACTTTGGATATAACAATACATGGTGCAACGGACCGTGTATTTTCTAATACAAACTCTAGTTATAGCCATCTAACCGGATCTTTGTCACTGAGTTCCGCTGATAACCTTCATCCATCGCGGATCTTAGAGGGTGGCAATGGGGATGATGTTTTTCATGGATCAGCTGGAATAAATACTATCGATGGTAATCTCGGTGATGACTGGCTATTCGGTTATGGTGGAAATGATGTTATTTTTATGGTCACAGGTGAGGGTGATGATGTTATTGATGGTGGTGAGGGTGATGATCGGTTATTAGTCAATTCTTCATATTCAGGAAGCTACAACTTCACAATTCATTTTGATCTTAATGATGATGTCAAATGGAAATTTGATGCATCATTGCAAAGTTGGGTTTCAGCTAATTCCACAGAATTGAACTATGATGATTATACATATGTTCGAATGTGGATAGATAGCAACGGTGACGGTGTCGCCGATGCTGGCGATGAATACAATTATATTACTAGTATTGAAAGGCTTTACATTTACTTTGCTTCAAAATCAGATGATGTTCTTACCGGGGGCAATGGTGATGATAGTATTAATGGTCATGCTGGCGATGACATAGTAAACGGTGGGGGTGGTAACGATAGGCTTATCGGACAGGCCGGTAATGATGTTCTGGATGGTGGTTCTGGTGTTGATACTTATGTCTCATCAAATATTTTTGGTGCAGAACGGTCAACCGACAATTACTCACTCCGCTTAAATTTTCAGGATACAACACGTTGGAAACAAGATTCATACGGCCAATGGACATCCGGGACATCGTCCGACTACACCCATATCCGTGTTTGGTATGACCTTGACGATGATGGTTTGGCTGAATCAAGTGATGAGTTTGATTATATTACAAACTTTGAACTAATTAGTATTTATGTTGCTGGCGGTGTCAATAACTCCATTATTGGTGGAGCAAATAATGATTCTGTAATTTCCGGCTTGAATAATAACGGTATCTATGACGGTGGCGGAGGTAATGATAATTTCTCAATTGTTGTCGATACTCATAGTTTTAGCTTTGATTTTGATATCTCGACAAGGTGGATGCTAGATAGGGATGGCATCTGGACGGAAGGTGAATCGGAAGACCACAATTATATAAGAATTTGGCATGATGCAAACGGAGATGGTGTAGATGATCCATCTGATAGTTATAATTATATCAGAAATTTTGAAAGGTTCACTTTTAGTAGTACCGGAGACTTCGATGATAATATAGCAGGTTCAAATGGTTTTGATGTTTTTGTTACCAGAGGCGGAAATGATATTCTTAAAGGCCGTGGAGGTGATGATTACCTTTCTGGCGGTGATGACAATGACATTTTATATGGTGATTCTGGAAATGATTTGCTGTTTGGCGGAATTGGCGATGATACGCTGTTTGGCGGTGCCGGTCGTGACTCGCTGCATGGTTCCTTTGGTAGCGATATTTATGTGCTCTATCAGGAGACCCAAGTCGCAGGCGAGGTTAATCTTGACGAAGTATTAGGTTTCTTCAATTCGGGCACACCAATAGGTTCAAATGACCGCATCCGTGTGGATACAAGCGCGGGGAATGAGACCACACTGGAAGCGTTAAAAAATGCTGCGAGTATACGTTGGACTCAGGACAGGGATTATGACTATGCTGACGGCGTGAGGCATGCACATAATCAACGCCATATAAATGATACTATCATCTATGACACCAATGGCACTGAATTCAATACAGGTGATGATATTGTGTTGATGGTTCTGATTGATTATAGCGACGAGCTGGCCTTATCCAGTTTCGAAGTTGTATAA